Proteins encoded within one genomic window of Candidatus Omnitrophota bacterium:
- a CDS encoding glycogen/starch/alpha-glucan phosphorylase, which produces MSRIGKDITKDGIAWSFQSNLAYALAKDEYTATAYDDFLAVSMAVRDRLVERWIATQQRYHKKNLKRVYYLSLEFLIGRLLGTNMLNLGLMEQTKDAVEEVGLDIEELRECEADAGLGNGGLGRLAACFLDSMATLGIPAHGYGIRYEYGIFNQKIVNGQQVEFPDTWLSHDNPWEFARPEHASKVKFYGNTRMYHDEKGDLRVEWADTGDVLAMPYDIPIPGFRNDIVNTLRLWSAHSTEEFDLRYFNEGDYEQAVYDKVLTENISKVLYPSDNNNEGKELRLKQEYFFTAASIADIVRRFKSENTDLSAFPDKVAIQLNDTHPAIAIPELMRILIDKEKLGWDEAWRITVKTVAYTNHTIMPEALESWPVDMFGMMLPRHLQIIYEINLRFLREVAAKFPGDNDRLRSMSIIDEDGGRRIRMGNLAVIGSHSVNGVSELHSRLIQTNLFADFYRLFPKKFNNKTNGVTQRRWLQKANPDLSALITEAIGDAWISDLSRLKDLEAYKSDASFLKKWQDIKALNKKCLAHYIRRTTGVEIDPASLFDVQVKRIHEYKRQLLLALYVLAQYVRIKKDPKQAVVPRTFMFGGKAAPGYFMAKLVIKFINNICDVVNRDKDMRNRLKVIFLENYRVSLAEKVFPASDLSEQISTAGTEASGTGCMKFMLNGALTVGTYDGANIEIAEEVGRENIFLFGLKANEIEAMRISGYDPQLFIDRSPALKEVFDLIRSNFLSPVEFGLFDSIIGSLRHQDNFFVCADFDDYCGVQDDISIAYKDSAGWAKRSVVNVARSGKFSSDRTIWEYAKEIWNVPVEGGLYGKTKKQ; this is translated from the coding sequence ATATCCAGGATAGGTAAGGACATTACGAAGGATGGGATAGCGTGGTCGTTCCAATCCAACCTGGCGTATGCCCTCGCGAAAGACGAATATACGGCCACGGCCTACGATGATTTTTTGGCCGTGTCTATGGCCGTGCGGGACAGGCTTGTAGAGCGCTGGATAGCGACCCAGCAGAGATATCATAAGAAAAATCTTAAGCGAGTGTACTATCTGTCGCTGGAATTCCTGATCGGGCGTCTTCTCGGGACCAATATGCTGAACCTCGGTCTTATGGAACAGACGAAGGATGCCGTCGAGGAAGTAGGGCTTGATATCGAGGAACTGCGCGAATGCGAAGCCGACGCGGGGCTTGGTAACGGCGGTCTGGGGAGGCTCGCCGCGTGTTTCCTGGATTCGATGGCGACGCTCGGTATCCCGGCCCATGGTTACGGCATACGGTATGAATACGGGATTTTCAACCAGAAGATCGTGAACGGACAGCAGGTCGAATTTCCGGATACATGGCTAAGCCATGATAATCCGTGGGAATTCGCACGGCCCGAACATGCGTCCAAAGTGAAGTTTTACGGAAATACGCGTATGTACCATGACGAAAAGGGCGATCTCAGGGTGGAATGGGCCGATACCGGCGATGTTCTCGCGATGCCGTACGACATCCCGATACCCGGCTTCAGGAACGACATCGTTAATACGCTGCGTTTGTGGTCGGCGCACAGCACGGAAGAGTTTGACCTGAGATATTTCAATGAAGGCGATTATGAGCAGGCCGTATACGATAAGGTCCTGACCGAGAACATATCAAAAGTACTCTACCCGAGCGACAATAATAATGAAGGAAAAGAACTGCGGTTGAAGCAGGAATACTTTTTTACGGCGGCTTCGATCGCCGATATCGTCCGCCGTTTTAAGTCGGAGAACACCGATCTTTCCGCTTTCCCGGACAAGGTCGCCATTCAACTTAATGATACGCATCCGGCGATCGCTATTCCCGAACTGATGCGGATACTCATCGACAAGGAAAAGCTCGGGTGGGATGAGGCGTGGCGCATTACCGTGAAGACGGTGGCCTACACGAACCATACGATCATGCCGGAGGCGCTGGAGTCGTGGCCGGTCGATATGTTCGGAATGATGCTACCGCGCCACCTGCAGATCATCTACGAGATAAACCTGCGGTTCTTGCGGGAAGTGGCGGCAAAGTTTCCCGGTGACAATGACCGCCTGAGAAGCATGTCGATCATCGACGAAGACGGCGGCAGGAGGATCCGCATGGGGAATCTCGCCGTTATCGGAAGCCATTCGGTGAACGGGGTCTCCGAGCTCCACTCGCGGCTTATCCAGACGAACCTCTTCGCCGATTTCTACCGGCTCTTCCCGAAGAAATTCAACAATAAAACCAACGGCGTTACGCAAAGGCGGTGGCTGCAGAAAGCGAACCCGGACCTGTCCGCCCTGATAACCGAGGCGATCGGCGACGCATGGATATCCGACCTGTCCCGGCTGAAGGATCTCGAGGCGTACAAGTCCGACGCGTCTTTTCTTAAGAAGTGGCAGGATATAAAGGCGCTGAACAAGAAGTGCCTTGCCCATTATATCCGCAGGACCACCGGCGTCGAGATTGATCCGGCCTCGCTCTTCGATGTCCAGGTAAAGCGGATACACGAATACAAGCGCCAGCTCTTACTGGCCCTGTACGTCCTGGCGCAGTATGTCAGAATCAAGAAAGACCCGAAGCAGGCGGTTGTTCCCAGAACGTTTATGTTCGGCGGCAAGGCGGCTCCGGGCTATTTCATGGCGAAGCTGGTGATCAAATTCATTAACAATATATGCGACGTGGTCAACAGGGACAAAGATATGCGCAACAGGCTGAAAGTGATCTTTCTCGAGAATTACCGCGTCTCCCTCGCCGAGAAGGTATTTCCTGCAAGCGACCTGTCGGAGCAGATATCGACAGCCGGCACCGAGGCCTCGGGCACCGGCTGTATGAAGTTCATGCTAAACGGCGCCCTTACCGTAGGAACATACGACGGCGCCAATATCGAGATCGCCGAGGAGGTCGGGCGCGAAAACATATTTCTCTTCGGACTTAAAGCGAACGAGATCGAGGCGATGAGGATTAGCGGCTACGACCCGCAGTTATTCATTGACCGCTCTCCGGCCCTTAAGGAGGTATTCGACCTTATAAGAAGTAATTTCTTGTCGCCGGTGGAATTCGGGCTGTTTGACTCTATCATAGGCTCATTGCGGCATCAGGATAATTTTTTCGTGTGCGCCGATTTTGACGATTATTGCGGTGTCCAGGACGATATCTCCATAGCGTACAAAGACAGCGCAGGGTGGGCAAAAAGGTCCGTTGTAAATGTGGCCCGTTCAGGAAAATTCTCAAGCGACAGGACCATATGGGAGTATGCTAAAGAAATCTGGAACGTACCTGTCGAAGGGGGGCTTTACGGCAAAACAAAAAAACAATAA
- a CDS encoding polysaccharide biosynthesis/export family protein — protein sequence MKKILEVVFFLLVALSLNQIAYPDEKPVSSQSGPGGSYKISAGDTLSIQVYEEQDLSGEFEVKEDGTITYPLLGAVKVARLNKSDVENEITRLLAQDYIVNPYVHVSVKTYHQRNVLVLGCVQKPGSYPFPQDKDVTLLEAISLAGGFTGYASIGGTRIVRAGADGKKISMDPKIDNIINGRQKDVTLKPDDLVYIPERLF from the coding sequence ATGAAAAAGATCCTCGAGGTTGTTTTTTTCCTCCTTGTGGCATTATCATTAAATCAAATAGCATATCCGGACGAGAAACCTGTCTCATCTCAAAGCGGCCCGGGCGGATCCTATAAGATCTCGGCCGGGGATACCCTGAGCATACAGGTCTATGAAGAGCAGGACTTAAGCGGCGAATTTGAAGTGAAAGAGGACGGGACGATCACCTACCCGCTTTTAGGCGCGGTAAAGGTGGCCAGGCTCAATAAGTCGGACGTAGAGAACGAGATCACAAGACTCCTCGCGCAGGACTATATCGTAAATCCATACGTCCACGTCAGCGTGAAGACGTATCACCAGAGGAACGTGCTGGTGCTGGGGTGCGTACAAAAGCCGGGGTCGTATCCCTTTCCCCAGGACAAGGACGTCACCCTTCTGGAGGCTATATCCCTGGCCGGAGGCTTTACCGGTTACGCGTCCATAGGGGGTACGAGGATAGTCAGGGCAGGCGCTGACGGCAAGAAGATATCGATGGATCCGAAGATAGATAATATAATAAACGGTAGGCAGAAAGACGTGACTCTCAAACCGGACGACCTGGTTTATATTCCTGAAAGGCTCTTCTGA
- a CDS encoding O-antigen ligase family protein encodes MLNRSISLTLTFIIFFAPLAFGSVHVWSGTLLELSIALLFFLTVLRSIKEGAVYYRKSVLNIFFLAFAACLFYQLYFKTTLYPYQTYLALKLLLVYFALFASVAVNIRNRDDADRIIYKIITAGSAVSVLGILQLVTGADKIYWLKEFPGRDIFGSFAYGNYFACYVSMISFIALGRLLVSVYEGARISWDLSLKQMLAAMLENVFNKKTLLLACSFAVMVSSLFLSKSRAGMAFFIVSLSFFILLSARQKKWKCLVFILSLGIFVSYLLLNWIDLGRAVRELGTLYSYDLSADRLKLYVSASRILGDYPLTGIGLGAFSLVFPYYMANPGTDFYRYLHSDLLQFVIEIGPLCAVIALLPLVIFLIMLSLNTKRARDIYYHYIGVSVLTASFYLLLHNSVDFCMHANAISSLFIVILALAVSTIRPGDKEDKRPLRTIITLISGGSKALCASVAVLLFFYAAFTVARPYMAEKIVEDKTDNKSYETAQRLDPLNDGLYFRQYYSIFRESAGRDYVNKQPVYEAALGAIDRAIKLNPYNGLYLVSRGELESWAGHYGAADKSFKEAALREPRNALRQIAYAYFLFRLGLSDKDEAARKAALKKGLAYYLIAKSLRQSISFAPLSGDESMYKNFKKSLAGEGIVITE; translated from the coding sequence TTGCTCAATAGATCGATATCATTAACCCTTACCTTTATAATATTCTTCGCGCCGCTCGCCTTCGGTTCCGTCCACGTTTGGTCCGGCACGCTGCTAGAACTGTCCATAGCGCTCCTCTTTTTCCTCACCGTATTAAGATCCATCAAAGAAGGCGCCGTTTATTACCGGAAGAGCGTCCTTAATATCTTCTTCCTGGCATTCGCCGCATGCCTCTTTTACCAGCTATATTTCAAGACCACTCTATATCCTTATCAGACGTATCTTGCCCTCAAACTGCTGCTGGTCTATTTCGCGTTATTCGCGTCGGTTGCCGTCAATATAAGGAACAGGGATGACGCCGACCGTATCATATACAAGATAATAACGGCCGGATCCGCGGTCTCCGTCCTCGGCATACTCCAACTTGTGACCGGCGCGGATAAGATATACTGGTTGAAAGAATTCCCGGGGAGGGATATTTTCGGAAGCTTTGCCTATGGAAATTATTTCGCGTGTTACGTATCCATGATATCGTTCATCGCCCTGGGCAGGCTCCTTGTTAGCGTCTATGAAGGCGCTCGAATTTCGTGGGACCTGTCATTAAAACAGATGCTGGCAGCCATGCTGGAAAACGTTTTTAACAAGAAAACGCTGTTACTGGCCTGCTCTTTTGCCGTCATGGTCTCGTCCCTGTTCCTGTCCAAATCGCGGGCGGGGATGGCTTTCTTTATCGTCTCCCTCTCATTTTTCATTTTATTGTCGGCCCGGCAGAAAAAATGGAAATGCCTGGTATTTATCCTGTCCCTGGGGATATTCGTCTCTTATCTTTTATTGAACTGGATAGATCTCGGACGGGCTGTAAGGGAGCTCGGCACATTATATTCGTATGACTTGTCGGCTGACAGATTAAAATTATATGTCAGCGCGTCCAGGATCCTGGGCGACTACCCGCTCACAGGGATAGGCCTGGGCGCGTTTTCGCTGGTCTTTCCTTACTATATGGCCAATCCCGGGACGGATTTTTACAGGTATCTCCATAGCGACCTGCTGCAGTTCGTGATAGAGATAGGACCTCTCTGCGCCGTTATCGCGCTCTTACCGCTCGTTATTTTCCTTATAATGCTTTCATTAAATACGAAACGCGCGCGGGATATTTATTATCATTATATCGGCGTCAGCGTCCTTACGGCATCCTTTTACCTGTTACTGCATAACTCGGTAGATTTTTGCATGCACGCCAACGCTATATCATCGCTTTTTATCGTTATCCTGGCGTTGGCGGTTTCAACGATCCGCCCCGGAGACAAAGAAGATAAGCGCCCGCTTAGAACCATAATAACTCTGATATCCGGGGGGTCGAAGGCCCTATGCGCGTCTGTAGCCGTCCTCTTGTTTTTTTACGCGGCTTTTACGGTAGCAAGGCCCTACATGGCGGAAAAGATCGTCGAGGATAAGACCGATAATAAGAGTTATGAGACAGCCCAGAGGCTCGACCCCTTGAACGACGGCCTGTATTTCAGGCAGTATTATTCGATATTCAGGGAAAGCGCCGGGCGCGATTATGTAAATAAGCAGCCTGTGTATGAAGCGGCGCTCGGGGCTATAGATAGGGCCATAAAGTTAAATCCTTACAATGGCCTCTATCTCGTTTCTAGGGGGGAGCTTGAATCCTGGGCCGGACACTACGGGGCCGCTGACAAATCGTTCAAGGAGGCCGCGTTAAGAGAGCCGCGCAATGCGCTACGGCAGATTGCATACGCGTATTTTCTCTTCAGGCTGGGGCTTAGCGATAAGGATGAAGCCGCAAGGAAAGCGGCCCTGAAGAAAGGACTTGCGTATTATTTAATCGCGAAGAGTTTGCGGCAGAGTATTTCCTTTGCGCCTCTGTCCGGCGACGAAAGCATGTATAAAAATTTTAAGAAATCCCTGGCAGGGGAAGGTATCGTTATAACAGAATAG
- a CDS encoding methyltransferase domain-containing protein translates to MTGRSKVSLTEFIDLLACPDCGRGVSRDDNVRCPGCKRTFEILDGICVDLMPAKKFARRRGGVVENRSIDCYNRLFDEPFRRVEDPSPWGLSVPENYRKKLKKHIYMLNKLIPEHIGSFCDISAGSGRFSWEIAVKSKTAVLCDISVDSVCYLTKKSIEKKRTNIFIARCDYLKPPFKKDIFDVVLCNDTLISGRDHEKKLLAAIYDVLRPGGSAILDFAYLYHRGFWHLPHSVAYSRREMIDMLEETGFRVDKYLPLYHELSNDPEEKRVTSKLLKCILPPTRYIFRVFK, encoded by the coding sequence ATGACCGGACGATCCAAGGTTAGTTTAACGGAGTTCATCGATCTTTTGGCCTGCCCCGATTGCGGCCGAGGCGTGTCAAGGGACGATAATGTGCGCTGTCCGGGATGTAAAAGAACATTTGAGATATTGGACGGCATCTGCGTTGATCTAATGCCCGCCAAAAAATTCGCGCGGCGCCGCGGCGGCGTCGTTGAGAATAGAAGCATCGATTGTTATAATCGCCTGTTCGATGAGCCCTTCAGGCGGGTAGAAGATCCTTCTCCGTGGGGCCTGTCGGTCCCGGAAAACTACAGGAAGAAGCTGAAAAAACATATATACATGTTGAACAAACTTATCCCGGAGCATATCGGCAGTTTTTGCGATATAAGCGCGGGGAGCGGCAGGTTTTCCTGGGAGATCGCCGTCAAGTCGAAGACGGCAGTTTTGTGCGATATCTCGGTCGACTCAGTTTGCTATCTCACTAAGAAATCCATAGAGAAAAAAAGGACAAACATATTTATTGCGAGATGCGATTATCTTAAGCCACCTTTCAAAAAGGATATCTTCGACGTTGTTTTATGTAACGATACGCTGATCTCCGGCCGGGATCACGAAAAAAAGCTTTTGGCGGCTATCTATGATGTATTGAGGCCGGGAGGATCGGCGATCCTGGACTTTGCATACCTGTATCACAGGGGTTTCTGGCACTTGCCGCATAGCGTAGCCTATTCCAGGAGAGAGATGATCGATATGCTGGAAGAGACGGGATTCCGCGTCGACAAATATCTTCCTCTATACCACGAACTATCCAATGACCCGGAAGAAAAACGCGTTACGTCGAAATTGTTGAAATGTATATTGCCTCCGACCAGATATATATTCAGGGTATTTAAATGA
- a CDS encoding outer membrane beta-barrel protein, producing MLSPGSAYAASDKSALDESVRYLEAPKDGEAFGLLQEKRFRCSFNAEERYDDNIYLTKDATIDDFITTLSPSATFYYGNSDSLFYTSYNADIFLYGKKNKENRINQAVEARMELARNGRIKFRFSDTFRPTSDPATSETNDFVKRIANGFDATMRWDASEKTSLELSYDQVLQHYINESYRDYSYFEHRFSPILYWHNSPKLSFTGEYNLGIIDYYEGLNYSSIFQQARAGVQGKLTAKSTVYLKAGYQYRYYESTARKNTQGAVAEAVYDYLLSQKTTVQILASYDINESVYEDVGYFKSANAYLSVNHDISNNLVARGSVFYVRSDYPQETVTSTGEIKKRTDNLLGFNVRATYDIKSWLAAYVEYQYKFKVSNFRDIEYGNSRVSGGAKLSF from the coding sequence ATGTTATCGCCGGGATCCGCATATGCGGCCTCCGACAAGTCCGCGCTTGACGAAAGCGTGCGCTATCTGGAAGCGCCCAAAGACGGCGAGGCTTTCGGTCTTCTGCAGGAAAAGAGGTTCAGGTGTAGCTTTAACGCGGAAGAGAGATACGACGACAACATCTACCTCACCAAAGACGCGACGATCGACGATTTTATAACGACGCTGAGCCCCTCAGCGACTTTTTATTACGGCAATTCCGACAGCCTCTTCTATACCTCCTATAACGCGGACATTTTTCTATATGGAAAAAAGAATAAAGAGAACCGTATCAACCAGGCCGTAGAAGCGCGCATGGAGCTCGCCAGGAACGGCCGCATAAAATTCAGGTTTAGCGATACCTTCCGCCCGACCTCGGATCCGGCGACGAGCGAGACGAATGATTTTGTAAAAAGGATAGCTAACGGTTTTGACGCGACTATGCGATGGGACGCGAGCGAGAAGACCTCGCTCGAGTTAAGTTATGACCAGGTACTGCAGCATTATATCAATGAGTCATACCGGGACTACAGTTATTTCGAGCACAGGTTCTCCCCGATACTGTACTGGCATAATTCGCCCAAGTTGTCGTTTACCGGAGAGTATAATCTGGGAATCATCGATTATTACGAGGGCCTGAATTACAGCTCGATATTCCAACAGGCTCGCGCAGGCGTCCAGGGAAAGCTGACGGCGAAGTCGACCGTATACCTTAAGGCCGGCTACCAGTACCGTTATTATGAATCGACCGCCAGGAAGAACACTCAGGGCGCCGTAGCCGAAGCGGTCTACGATTACCTCCTTTCGCAAAAGACCACAGTGCAGATCCTGGCGTCGTATGACATAAATGAATCGGTATACGAAGACGTCGGATATTTCAAAAGCGCCAATGCCTACCTTTCGGTAAATCACGATATCTCCAATAATCTTGTCGCCCGCGGAAGCGTGTTTTATGTCAGAAGCGACTACCCGCAGGAGACCGTTACGTCAACCGGAGAGATCAAGAAGAGGACCGACAACCTGCTTGGGTTTAACGTGAGGGCGACCTACGACATAAAGAGTTGGCTTGCCGCTTATGTAGAATATCAATATAAATTCAAGGTCTCGAATTTCAGGGACATCGAATACGGAAACAGCAGGGTATCGGGCGGCGCTAAGTTGAGCTTTTAA
- a CDS encoding WecB/TagA/CpsF family glycosyltransferase, with protein sequence MDKEKILDILVDTRAPEDVYMELTTAIRRKDKKVVSTINPNAAVVTLRDGLFRKAMLDSEIVIPDGLGIVMASRFLGGMIKRRFTGSDLLAGLSDFLNKNGKNRYFFYGCTDDVLKKLSDKVGREFPNIEIAGSYAPPFGDFSQEENEKSIKLINSANPDVLWVAMTAPKQEKWVYENRDRLNAKVIASIGAAFDYYAGTKNRGPVFLQWIGLEWLFRFFREPRRMWKRNLVSTPVFIYHVLKARLK encoded by the coding sequence ATGGATAAGGAAAAGATACTGGATATTTTAGTCGATACCCGGGCGCCGGAAGACGTTTACATGGAATTGACTACAGCCATAAGGCGAAAAGATAAAAAAGTCGTGTCTACCATAAACCCTAACGCGGCTGTAGTGACTCTGCGGGACGGCCTGTTCAGGAAAGCCATGCTCGACTCCGAAATAGTCATTCCTGACGGGCTCGGCATCGTTATGGCCTCAAGATTCCTGGGGGGGATGATAAAAAGGAGGTTCACGGGATCGGATCTCCTTGCCGGGCTCAGCGATTTTCTAAATAAGAACGGTAAAAACAGATATTTTTTTTACGGATGCACCGACGATGTCCTGAAAAAGCTCTCGGACAAGGTAGGCAGGGAATTCCCCAACATCGAAATAGCGGGGTCTTACGCTCCTCCATTCGGAGATTTCAGCCAAGAGGAGAATGAAAAATCTATAAAGCTTATCAATAGCGCCAATCCCGATGTTCTATGGGTCGCCATGACCGCTCCTAAACAGGAGAAGTGGGTATATGAGAACAGGGATAGGCTGAACGCTAAAGTAATAGCGTCTATAGGCGCGGCCTTCGATTACTATGCCGGCACGAAGAATAGGGGCCCCGTATTTTTGCAGTGGATCGGGCTTGAGTGGCTCTTCAGGTTCTTCAGAGAACCCCGAAGGATGTGGAAAAGGAACCTGGTCTCGACGCCCGTATTTATTTACCATGTTCTGAAGGCGCGGCTTAAGTAA
- a CDS encoding polysaccharide biosynthesis tyrosine autokinase, protein MRSAGFGVMTQEQEFDLKKYLYIIYVKRWILISVMAIVMFLDVVFTFKQIPIYRATSLVLIEKPQMSLSAGNTREAIMPAIGWQDYYFTQYEILKSKALLKKVVKALDLGSLKDFKEGFPENALGDIVIIEPIKNARLVKINVDYKDPQMAARIANTLVGLYIEQNIESMLFMSKEILRAFPKDAREIESHTIYGQLKELSKEESMDSLPSIVQNQTLQKLRSDRIGIESELANLSKRYKDKHPKITALNTKLKFINDEMKAETARIMSSLRADLAGRLQANNIRVIDYAEIPGKPVRPEKTKNILIGFLLSVFMGLGLIFLTEYLDDSVKSQEDVEEKLKLPYLGDFPVLKNTPPASKLNEDFNEIDKDPGASDSIRGIKTNIIFSAPKDELKTVLFTSTLPKEGKSLTAGYTAFLLAKSGYKTLLLDADVRKPRAHTLLNMNKTPGLVNILVEGASIEEAIRKTRYDNMFLMPSGSKTPNPLELLSSDRMQTLLNELSLKFDKIIIDTPPCFNISDAVVLSKIVNATVLVTKYGTVSVKVLEKVRDKFLAIGSRVAGMIINFSQMEKSSYYKYKYYHKYYKDYYSSGSDDAPPKNQKAAWPIAQ, encoded by the coding sequence ATGCGAAGCGCGGGATTTGGGGTGATGACGCAGGAACAGGAATTCGATCTAAAAAAATACCTGTATATAATATACGTCAAGAGATGGATCCTTATCTCCGTCATGGCGATCGTTATGTTCCTGGACGTCGTCTTTACATTCAAGCAGATCCCCATATACCGCGCCACATCGCTGGTACTTATAGAGAAACCCCAGATGTCGCTTTCCGCCGGCAATACGAGAGAAGCCATAATGCCGGCGATAGGATGGCAGGATTATTACTTTACCCAATATGAAATATTGAAGAGCAAGGCATTATTGAAAAAGGTAGTCAAGGCGCTCGATCTCGGGTCGCTTAAAGATTTCAAGGAGGGGTTTCCCGAAAACGCGCTCGGAGATATCGTGATAATCGAACCGATAAAGAACGCGCGGCTCGTCAAGATAAACGTGGACTACAAGGATCCGCAAATGGCCGCCAGGATAGCCAATACCCTGGTAGGCCTTTATATAGAACAGAATATCGAGAGCATGCTCTTTATGTCGAAGGAGATATTGAGGGCCTTCCCGAAAGACGCCCGGGAGATAGAGAGCCATACTATATACGGGCAGTTGAAAGAGCTTTCAAAAGAAGAATCCATGGACAGCCTCCCTTCGATAGTGCAAAACCAGACCCTGCAAAAATTAAGAAGCGATAGGATAGGGATAGAGTCTGAGCTGGCTAATCTGAGCAAGCGTTATAAGGATAAGCACCCGAAGATAACGGCCCTGAATACCAAACTTAAATTCATCAACGATGAGATGAAGGCCGAGACGGCCAGGATAATGTCCAGCCTTCGAGCCGACCTGGCCGGCAGGCTCCAGGCGAACAATATAAGGGTCATCGATTACGCCGAGATCCCGGGAAAGCCGGTGAGGCCGGAGAAGACGAAGAACATCTTAATAGGGTTTTTACTGTCGGTCTTTATGGGCCTGGGGCTGATATTCCTGACCGAGTATCTTGACGATTCCGTGAAGAGCCAGGAAGACGTTGAAGAAAAACTGAAACTGCCGTATCTGGGAGATTTCCCCGTGCTCAAGAATACCCCTCCGGCATCCAAATTGAACGAGGATTTTAACGAAATAGACAAAGACCCGGGCGCATCCGATTCGATAAGGGGCATAAAGACGAATATAATATTTTCGGCTCCGAAGGACGAACTGAAGACGGTGCTTTTTACAAGCACCCTCCCGAAGGAAGGCAAATCCCTCACCGCAGGCTATACGGCTTTCCTTCTTGCCAAGAGCGGTTACAAGACCCTGCTCCTGGACGCCGACGTAAGGAAGCCGCGCGCGCATACCCTCCTTAATATGAATAAGACGCCCGGCCTGGTGAACATCCTTGTAGAAGGCGCTTCGATAGAGGAAGCGATAAGGAAGACCCGTTATGACAATATGTTCCTCATGCCAAGCGGCTCCAAAACACCAAACCCGTTGGAACTTTTAAGTTCCGACAGGATGCAGACGCTTCTCAATGAGCTATCCCTGAAGTTCGACAAGATAATCATCGATACGCCGCCTTGTTTTAACATATCCGACGCTGTCGTCCTGTCAAAGATCGTCAACGCTACCGTGCTGGTGACTAAATACGGAACGGTAAGCGTAAAGGTCCTGGAAAAGGTAAGGGACAAGTTTCTCGCCATAGGGTCGAGGGTCGCCGGGATGATAATAAACTTTTCGCAGATGGAGAAGAGCTCTTACTACAAGTACAAATATTACCACAAATATTACAAGGATTACTACTCGTCGGGGAGCGACGACGCGCCCCCAAAAAATCAAAAAGCAGCGTGGCCGATTGCTCAATAG
- a CDS encoding glycosyltransferase family 4 protein, which translates to MKILLVHNFYKTSAPSGENIVFQNELALLNKKGVKVVTYCRHNDEIGGYKKRLHTAASVIWSRRTYRELRLLIEREKPDVAHFHNIWYLVSPSAYYACKDAGVPVVQTVHNFRFFCANGIFVRKEKVCTLCLGKLPWRGALCGCCESPWIRTLPAVFSAVFHRLRKITDKGIDAYIALGNNARERLINCGISPDKISVKSNFVHGIPASDEDSDPYLLFAGRLNKRKGTDTLMEALRILKVERGIDAPVKIAGNGQAKDSIEKAIKNNGLSAVELLNNVNHDEMLRIMQKAKCVIVPSRWFEMHPTVIIEAFSMGKPVVGSRIDNIGEMVSDGKTGLLFDMNDPHDLASKLEKIITDDKACMEMGRSARREYEERFSPDVNYKILVDIYSKVINRGKDG; encoded by the coding sequence ATGAAGATACTGCTTGTCCATAATTTTTACAAGACCTCCGCCCCTTCAGGAGAGAATATAGTATTCCAGAATGAGCTGGCCCTGCTGAATAAAAAGGGCGTGAAGGTGGTTACCTATTGCCGGCACAACGATGAGATAGGCGGCTACAAGAAAAGGCTCCATACAGCCGCAAGTGTTATATGGTCGCGCAGGACTTATAGAGAGCTGAGGCTTTTAATAGAGCGGGAAAAGCCGGATGTGGCCCATTTTCATAATATATGGTACCTGGTATCTCCGTCGGCGTATTACGCTTGCAAAGACGCGGGTGTCCCGGTCGTCCAGACCGTACATAACTTCAGATTTTTTTGCGCTAACGGCATCTTTGTAAGAAAAGAAAAGGTATGCACGCTGTGCCTTGGCAAGCTTCCCTGGAGGGGCGCGCTATGCGGATGCTGCGAATCTCCCTGGATACGCACCTTGCCGGCGGTCTTTTCGGCCGTATTCCACAGGTTGCGAAAGATCACCGATAAAGGCATAGACGCGTACATAGCGCTTGGGAACAATGCCAGAGAGAGATTGATAAATTGCGGCATATCTCCGGATAAGATATCGGTAAAAAGCAATTTTGTACATGGAATTCCCGCATCGGACGAAGACAGTGATCCCTACCTGTTGTTTGCCGGAAGACTCAATAAACGTAAAGGGACGGATACTTTAATGGAGGCTTTGCGTATCCTTAAGGTCGAAAGAGGGATAGACGCGCCCGTCAAGATCGCCGGCAACGGCCAGGCAAAAGATTCTATTGAAAAGGCGATAAAGAATAACGGCCTTTCAGCGGTGGAGTTATTGAATAATGTGAACCACGATGAGATGCTTAGGATAATGCAGAAAGCGAAATGCGTCATAGTGCCGTCAAGGTGGTTCGAGATGCACCCGACGGTGATAATCGAAGCGTTCAGCATGGGGAAGCCCGTAGTGGGATCGCGCATCGACAACATCGGCGAAATGGTGAGCGACGGCAAGACCGGCCTGTTATTTGATATGAATGACCCGCATGATCTTGCCTCAAAGCTTGAAAAGATCATCACAGATGATAAGGCATGCATGGAGATGGGGCGCTCCGCACGCAGAGAATACGAAGAGAGATTTTCTCCGGATGTAAATTATAAGATCCTTGTAGACATATATAGTAAAGTAATAAACAGGGGTAAGGATGGATAA